A single region of the Phyllostomus discolor isolate MPI-MPIP mPhyDis1 chromosome 14, mPhyDis1.pri.v3, whole genome shotgun sequence genome encodes:
- the THEM5 gene encoding acyl-coenzyme A thioesterase THEM5 — protein sequence MIRRGLQGAARLRHHGALPGAARILPRLNPASAFGSSTDSLVSRFCPEKTDLKDYALPNASWCPDMLSLYQEFLEKTKADGWVKLPSFKSNRDHIQGLKLPSGLAATSDKSDWRLFTRCIPVEGQGFEYAIFFHPSKKKSVCLFQPGPYLEGAPGFAHGGSLTTMIDETFSKIAFLAGEGLLTLSLNIKFKNLIPVGSLAVLNIDVEKIEDQKLYMSCVAQSRDQKTIYAKCSGVFLRLQLEQE from the exons ATGATAAGAAGAGGCCTCCAAGGGGCAGCAAGACTCAGGCACCACGGAGCCCTTCCTGGTGCCGCCCGCATCCTGCCCAGACTCAACCCTGCCTCAGCATTCGGATCTTCCACGGACTCCCTG GTCTCAAGGTTCTGCCCAGAGAAGACAGATTTAAAGGACTATGCCCTTCCCAATGCCAGCTGGTGTCCAGACATGCTGAGCCTGTACCAGGAATTTCTGGAGAAGACTAAGGCCGATGGCTGGGTCAAACTGCCTTCCTTCAAGTCCAACAGAGATCACATCCAGGGGCTCAAGCTCCCATCTGGGTTAGCAGCCACCTCAG ACAAAAGTGACTGGCGCCTCTTCACCAGGTGCATCCCAGTGGAAGGACAAGGCTTCGAGTATGCCATCTTTTTTCACCCATCCAAGAAGAAGTCTGTCTGTCTTTTCCAGCCAGGACCCTACTTGGAGGGGGCCCCTGG GTTTGCCCACGGAGGGTCCCTGACAACTATGATAGATGAGACCTTTTCTAAAATTGCCTTCCTGGCTGGAGAGGGGCTGTTAACACTCAGCCTCAACATCAAGTTCAAAAA cttGATCCCCGTGGGCTCTCTGGCTGTACTAAACATTGACGTGGAAAAGATTGAGGACCAGAAGCTTTACATGTCCTGCGTCGCCCAGAGCAGAGACCAGAAGACAATCTATGCCAAGTGCTCAG GTGTTTTCCTTCGGCTGCAGCTGGAACAGGAGTAA
- the RORC gene encoding nuclear receptor ROR-gamma, which produces MLVPFPSLHLSCCSSELQVCCFGPSPCPLLVPGRSASHSFPLPADGPGAPCLHPPPSPGPCSLPSWAARAARTVPRELPHGQGPTETPPSHEGGLLLAARKTHASQIEVIPCKICGDKSSGIHYGVITCEGCKGFFRRSQQCNVAYSCTRQQNCPIDRTSRNRCQHCRLKKCLALGMSRDAVKFGRMSKKQRDSLHAEVQKQLQQQQQQQREQVARTPPAGAQGADPLSCTLGLPDGQLPLGSSPDLPEASACPPGLLRAPCPRPSYSNSLAKARLNGALYHPEYSPERGKADGRESFYSTGSQLAPDRYGLHFEDPRHPGLGEPGQGPDSYCGPSFHSTPEAPYASLTEIEHLVQNVCKSYRETCQLRLEDLLQQRSNLFSREEVAGYQRKSVWEMWERCAHRLTEAIQYVVEFAKRLSGFMELCQNDQIVLLKAGAMEVVLVRMCRAYNAHNHTVFFEGKYGGVELFRALGCSELISSIFDFSRSLSALRLSEDEIALYTALVLINANRPGLQEKRKVEQLQASLEVAFHHHLCKTHRQGILAELPPKGKLRSLCSQHMEKLRNFQHLHPIVVQAAFPPLYKELFSTEIESPEGLSE; this is translated from the exons ATGctagtccctttcccttcccttcacctGTCCTGCTGCTCCTCAGAGCTCCAAGTCTGTTGCTTTGGTCCCTCCCCTTGTCCCCTCCTGGTGCCAGGACGCTCTGCCAGCCACTCCTTTCCCCTGCCTGCTGACGGGCCAGgtgctccctgcctccaccctcccccctcccctgggccctgctccctgccctcctgggcagccagggcagcaaggACGGTACCCAGGGAGTTGCCCCATGGACAGGGCCCCACAGAGACACCACCGAGCCACGAGGG TGGTCTTCTACTGGCTGCAAGGAAGACCCACGCCT CACAAATTGAAGTGATCCCTTGCAAAATCTGTGGGGACAAGTCATCTGGGATCCATTACGGGGTTATTACCTGCGAGGGGTGCAAG GGCTTCTTCCGCCGGAGCCAGCAGTGCAACGTGGCCTACTCCTGCACCCGGCAGCAGAACTGCCCCATCGATCGCACCAGTCGAAACCGATGCCAGCACTGCCGCCTGAAGAAATGCCTGGCACTGGGCATGTCCCGAGACG CTGTCAAGTTTGGCCGCATGTCCAAGAAGCAAAGGGACAGTCTACACGCTGAGGTGCAGAAACAactacagcagcagcagcagcagcaacggGAGCAAGTGGCCAGGACCCCTCCTGCAGGAGCCCAAGGGGCAGACCCCCTCTCCTGCACCTTGGGGCTCCCAGATGGGCAGCTGCCCCTGGGCTCCTCGCCTGACCTGCCCGAGGCCTCTGCCTGTCCCCCTGGCCTCCTGAGAGCCCCATGCCCCAGGCCTTCCTACTCCAACAGTTTGGCCAAGGCCAGGCTCAATGGGGCCTTGTACCATCCCGAATACAGCCCTGAGCGTGGCAAGGCTGATGGCAGAGAGAGTTTCTACAGCACAGGCAGCCAGCTGGCCCCTGACAGATACGGACTTCATTTTGAAGACCCCAGGCATCCTGGGCTGGGGGAACCAGGACAAGGCCCGGACAGCTACTGCGGCCCCAGTTTCCACAGCACCCCAGAGGCACCTTATGCCTCCCTGACGGAGATTG AGCACTTGGTGCAGAATGTGTGCAAGTCCTACCGAGAGACGTGTCAGCTGCGGCTGGAGGACCTGCTACAGCAGCGCTCCAACCTCTTCTCCCGGGAGGAGGTGGCTGGCTATCAGAGGAAG TCAGTGTGGGAGATGTGGGAACGCTGTGCCCACCGGCTCACCGAGGCCATTCAGTATGTGGTGGAGTTCGCCAAGAGGCTCTCAGGCTTTATGGAGCTCTGCCAGAATGACCAGATTGTGCTACTCAAAGCAG GAGCAATGGAAgtggtgctggtgaggatgtgccGGGCCTACAATGCCCACAACCACACAGTCTTTTTTGAAGGCAAATACGGTGGCGTGGAGCTGTTCCGAGCCTTGG GCTGCAGTGAGCTCATCAGCTCCATCTTTGACTTCTCCCGCTCCCTGAGTGCCTTGCGCCTTTCTGAGGATGAGATTGCCCTCTACACAGCCCTTGTCCTCATCAATGCCA ATCGGCCAgggctgcaagagaaaaggaaagtagAACAGCTTCAGGCCAGTCTGGAGGTGGCCTTTCACCATCATCTCTGCAAGACTCATCGCCAAGGCATCTTGGCAGAG CTGCCACCTAAGGGGAAGCTCCGGAGCCTGTGTAGCCAGCATATGGAAAAGCTGCGAAACTTCCAGCATCTCCACCCCATCGTGGTCCAAGCTGCTTTCCCCCCGCTCTACAAGGAACTCTTCAGCACTGAAATCGAGTCACCCGAGGGGCTGTCCGAGTGA
- the C2CD4D gene encoding C2 calcium-dependent domain-containing protein 4D — MWLLEKAGYRVGTAEPRARWAPCGLFAKRRVPGPTARACPNVLTPDRIPQFFIPPRLPDPGGAEPQPARDASGRGLAAACSLPHLAGREGWAFLPESPHTRRRESLFHSPQPAPAERLPPARDRLHGSAPDLRLCWAPDSDTASSPESSPFSSPRPGPGQARPPRPHSLSPEEASSADTSPYAPRRGEPAAPPLFHLDFLCCQLRPTKESVLRLGPRGGQLRLSAEYQAGPGQLRLRLVSAEGLPRPRAGPCSGGGCFVVLGLRPRVRPRGQRSRVVRCSANPIFNEDFFFDGLGPPDLAARSLRAKVVERGAGLRRDVLLGECETPLIALLPPLGGGLGPGASLAPAHFSL, encoded by the coding sequence ATGTGGCTGTTGGAGAAAGCTGGCTACAGGGTGGGGACCGCGGAGCCCCGGGCCCGGTGGGCGCCCTGCGGCCTGTTCGCTAAGCGCCGCGTCCCGGGCCCTACCGCGCGCGCCTGCCCCAACGTCCTCACCCCCGATCGCATCCCTCAATTCTTCATCCCACCTCGGCTCCCGGACCCCGGAGGCGCAGAACCCCAACCTGCGCGCGACGCGAGCGGGCGGGGCCTCGCGGCGGCCTGCTCGCTGCCGCACCTGGCGGGCCGCGAAGGCTGGGCCTTCCTGCCGGAAAGCCCGCACACGCGCCGGCGCGAGTCCCTGTTCCACTCGCCGCAGCCCGCCCCCGCCGAGAGGCTTCCCCCGGCACGGGACCGGCTGCACGGCTCCGCCCCGGACCTGCGCCTCTGCTGGGCCCCGGACAGCGACACGGCCTCGTCGCCGGAGTCGTCGCCCTTCAGCTCGCCGCGGCCCGGCCCGGGCCAGGCCCGGCCGCCCAGGCCGCACTCGCTGTCCCCGGAGGAGGCGAGCTCGGCCGACACCAGCCCGTACGCGCCGCGCCGCGGGGAGCCAGCCGCGCCGCCGCTCTTCCACCTGGACTTCCTGTGCTGCCAGCTGCGGCCGACCAAGGAGAGCGTGCTGCGCCTCGGGCCGCGCGGCGGGCAGCTGCGGCTCTCCGCCGAGTACCAGGCCGGGCCCGGGCAACTGCGGCTGCGCCTGGTCAGCGCCGAGGGTCTGCCCCGCCCGCGAGCCGGCCCCTGCAGCGGCGGCGGCTGCTTTGTAGTGCTAGGGCTGCGGCCGCGCGTCCGGCCGCGGGGCCAGCGGAGCCGCGTGGTCAGATGCAGCGCCAACCCCATCTTCAACGAGGACTTCTTCTTCGACGGGCTCGGCCCGCCAGACTTGGCCGCCCGCAGCCTGAGGGCCAAGGTCGTGGAAAGGGGCGCAGGGCTGCGCAGGGACGTGCTGCTGGGGGAGTGTGAGACTCCCCTTATTGCCTTGCTGCCCCCCTTGGGTGGGGGGCTAGGTCCAGGGGCCTCCTTGGCACCTGCGCATTTCAGCCTGTAG